From one Bacteroidia bacterium genomic stretch:
- a CDS encoding restriction endonuclease subunit S produces the protein MNTIKLGDIAKLISKGTTPTSVGLTFAPTGLPFLRGEDIQGNAVDFSKVRMFISESSSSKLSRSELQKGDVLITIAGTIGRVGYIDKDVKANCNQAVAFVRLNLDEVDPLWLCFTLQSKKYQQYFLDFIVGGAIPNINLHQISSIEIPDIPIEQQRIIAKNITAQLLEIEKIKTAINSSLNDLAILNERVFEQSHNL, from the coding sequence ATGAACACAATTAAATTAGGCGATATAGCGAAACTTATATCAAAAGGTACTACTCCAACTTCTGTCGGACTAACATTTGCTCCAACAGGCTTACCTTTCTTGAGGGGGGAAGATATTCAAGGAAATGCCGTTGATTTTTCAAAAGTTAGAATGTTCATTTCTGAAAGTTCAAGTTCAAAACTTAGTAGGTCTGAATTGCAAAAAGGTGATGTACTAATAACAATTGCTGGTACTATTGGTAGAGTTGGATATATTGACAAAGATGTTAAAGCTAACTGCAATCAAGCTGTTGCTTTTGTAAGGCTTAATTTAGATGAAGTTGACCCATTGTGGCTGTGTTTCACTCTTCAGTCTAAAAAATATCAACAATACTTTTTAGATTTTATAGTAGGAGGTGCAATTCCAAACATTAATCTACACCAAATCTCATCAATTGAAATACCGGATATTCCAATTGAACAGCAAAGAATTATTGCGAAGAATATTACAGCACAACTTCTTGAAATAGAAAAAATTAAAACGGCAATAAATTCTTCATTAAATGACTTGGCAATTCTAAATGAAAGAGTATTTGAGCAGTCCCACAACCTTTAA